Sequence from the Sulfuracidifex tepidarius genome:
TCCGCTCACGGTACCTGCAGGAAACATAGCCTTCAGCACATCGCTGGCTTGAAACCTCTTGCTAGCAGTTCCCACTACCTTTGACACTATGTGCTGGACATGACTGTATTTCTCTACATACATTAGCTCTGGAACCTTCACTGTCCCAGACACTGAGACCTTCCCCACATCGTTCCTGGCTAGGTCTACCAGCATAAGGTGCTCTGCTCTCTCTTTCTCTGAAGATAGAAGTTCCTTTTCCAAAGCGAAGTCCTTGTCTGGGTCTTCTCCTCTAGGTCTGGTCCCAGCTATAGGATAGGTCTCTATTATCCCGTTCTGTAGCCTGAAGAGGAGCTCTGGGCTTGAACCTACCAAACCTCTATCGCCGAATTTCAGGTAGAACATATAGGGTGATGGATTGACTTCCCTTAACTTAGCGTAAAAGTTAAGCAGGCTTCCTTGGAAGGTGTACCTATAGAACCTTGAAAGCACAACCTGGAATGCGTAGCCGTTTCTGATTTGTTCCAGAATTTGCTTGACCCCAGCCTCGTAATCCTTTTGCTTCAAGGACTCGTCGAGGTCTTTTACCTTGAAATCCTTGGTCATGTTACCAGCAGGAGGTAGGTCTCCCTCCACGTAAACCTTACCTGATTCATGGTCATAGACAACTAGATTTTCAGGCATGAAGAACTCTGCATAAGGCCACTTTTCGCTCTCAGGCAAAGAGTCTATCCTCGTTCTCTCCCAGAACTTTACCGCGTCGTAACTCACGTAACCTAGCAAGCCTCCCTTAAAGAGACCTGGAATATTCCTGGTCTTTGCGCTGTTTAAGATAGAGCGGATTTCCTTAGCTGGATCTCCTTCTATTGAGTATTTCCTCCCTCCCCAAGCAACAACGCTGTACCTAGCTTTATACTGAGGACCGCTAACGCTCTCCAGTAAGCCTATTAGCTCTTCCTCTTTCTCTAGCTTGGAAAACAGAGATATTGGAGAAGGAAAGTCTGAAATTCTATACTCCATTTCTCACGGCCTCTTTAATTTTCATTACTTTATCATGGTCTTTCTTTCCAGGATAAGACTCTACACCGCTTGATACATCTATCCATCCTGGGTTCAGGCGGACGAAGTCCATCACGTTGAGGGGCGTTATTCCTCCCGCTACCCCGGCTTCGGGGAAAACATCTAGAATCTCTTTGGCTACCTTAAACGAAGTCTTCTCTCCCTTTCTCGGGGAGTCAACCAAAATGTTCTTAACGCCTGCTGAAGCCAGATCTTTGAGATATTCCTTACCTTCTTCTGACGCTGGAACGTAGAAAATGAAGTTGGAAATGTTCAAGGTAGTAAGGGAAGAGATCTCCTCTAAAGAGAGGACTCTGTGAACCTGAAGCATGTCTTCCGCTTGCAGAGAGAGACTCCCTCTTACGGTTACTCCTACCACTGGTTTATCCACCTTTGACTTCACTATCCTGTTGAACTCCCTCTTGGCGAAGCGAGGACTCGACGGCTCGTTCACTATTCCTATCATATCTATGCCTATTTGGCTGAGGAAGACTGCGTCGTCCAGAGTCGCAACACCGCATATCTTCACTTTCATTGTAATCTACCTAACATGTCATTGAGTTTTGAAGGGTTCCCGTGACTTTGTATGATAACTTTAAGCCTAGAAGGCAACTCCTCCAATAGAGACTGAGCCATTTCGTATCCGTCCTTCATGTCTTTCACCTTGTCAAGCAGAAACAGCTCAACTGCTATGTTAGCTTTGAGGAAAGCTGAGACTTCGTTGTCTTTCCCAAAAGACGCTCTCAGTATCTTCATGGCGGACTCCTCAGCTGAAGATGCGGTCACATGCTTGAGTTCTATGGGCTTTATACCAAGCTCTTCTGGAGTTATTTCATAGTCGGTCACTTTCCCTTCTTTCAAGACCTTCATGAAAGTTTTACCTGAGACGCTCACTTCATCTATGCCAGGCTCTCCATGAACGAGAATGAGCCTTTCGTAACCCAGAAGTTTCGCTGCGTCAATAAGAACGTCCATATATTCCCTTGAAAACACGCCTATTACTTGCCTTCTGACTGAAGCTGGATTCGTGAAAGGCCCCAACACATTGAACAGAGTCCTGATTCCCAGACTCTTCCTGACTACAGCTACGTTCCTCATCGCTGGGTGGTAAACCTGGGCAAATAGGAACACGAAATTTACCTTGCTCACTATTTCGCTCACTTCCCCTGGCTTCACATTTATGTCGTAACCGAAAGCCTCAAGTACGTCAGCGCTTCCACTGCTACTACTTACAGCTCTGTTCCCGTGTTTGAAGACAGGGACTAAAGTGCTCATCGCCACCGCTGACGCTGTGCTCACGTTTACTGTATTCATCCCATCTCCTCCAGTTCCAGCTGTGTCCAAACCCTCTGGTTTTCCTTCTACTTTGACCATAAATGACCTCATAGATCTGGCGAATCCAGCTATTTCCTCAGCTTTCTCTCCCTTCATCCTCAAAGCAACTAACAGCCCGGCCATCAACGATTCGGTTAACTCACCCTTCATGAACTTGTTACCTAAAGAGAAAGCTTCCTCTTCGCTCAAGTCCTTCCTTTCCACTAACCTCTTGAGTTCAGAACTCATCAAGAACCGACCTTAATTTTATAACCAGATCTATAGCTTGTTTCACACCTCCGTTATCAATAGCTTGTATGAAAGCAGTGCCTATTGCTGCACCGTCCGCACCGGCCTTCAAAGCTTTCCTGAGGTCGTTCTCGTCAGAAAGGCCGAACCCCACTACTAACTTGTTGTCCACTAGATTTCTCACTCTAGTTACCAGAGACGACACAGTTATAGGTAAGGGTATTCCAGTCGTAGGCCTTACACCGTAATAAAGGAAGAGATCTGACTGTCTGGAGACCTGCAATATCATCTTATCAGGCACAGAAGGTGCGGTGAATATTACGTTATTTAATCCCTTCTCTCTAACTCTGGTTGAATATGTCTGATAGTCATCAACGAAATCGATCAGCAGGTCTGGAAAGAGAACCCCGTCTAGACCAGCTCTCTTCAACTTGCATAGAAAATCGTCTAACTCCTGCACCCAATCTTCCAAGTAAGTGAGGGCTATAGCTTTAGTTCCACCTATCACCTTCCTTGTCTCAGGAAGGAAACTCCACAAGTCGAATTTACCTGCGACTTTCTCATAACTCTTCCTGATCACGGGTCCGTCATACTTGGCATACTTAGGTGGAATCCCTATCTCAAGTATATCAGCTCCGTTCTTTACTGCTTCCTCCATGAACTCAAGGTATCTCTCGTTGTCTGGATATCCAAGTGTCATGTATACTACTAACATCTTATCTTTGCTCGTTGCTCGTCACCCTCTTCATCATTGAGTCGTAGTTTGGAAGATCTAGAAGCCCGTGACCGCTCAGGTTAAACACTATCACCTCCTTCCTATTAGCTCTCTTTGCCTCCAACGCCTCTTCAATTACAGCTCTTATAGCGTGAGATGACTCTGGAGCGGGGACTATACCTTGTGTCCTCATGAACATTTGTGCAGCCTCAAATATCTGATTCTCGTTATATTCTCTCCAACCCACTATTCCTTCTTTCATTAGCAAGCTAAGAGAAGGCGCTGCTCCGTGGTATCTCAGTCCTCCTGCATATATAGGCGGAGGGACGTAACTGTTTCCCATGGTAATCATCTTCACTAACGGGAGTAGCCCCGCGCTATCAGGGAAGTCATATTTGTATTCTCCAGTACTAAACTTAGGAATTTCAGCCGAAGCTACTGCTATGTATTTCTTACCCCTACCGTTTCCTATGAACGGAAAAGAGAAACCACCGAAGTTGCTTCCTCCTCCTACGCATCCTATAAGTACATCAGGTTCTTCTCCCAGCTCGTCCAACTGAGCTATGGTCTCCTGTCCTATCACACTCTGGTGTAAAATGACCACGTCAAGGACGCTTCCTACTAGGTATTTGAGGTGATGGTCGAGGGCATATTCGATTGCTTCACTCATAGCTATACCTAAAGACCCAGGGTGATTAGGGTTCTCTTTTCTTACTTTCTTTCCGAACTCTGTCAGATCCGTGGGACTCGGGTATACTTCTCCTCCGTAAAGTTGCATGATGCTCTTCCTCATTGGCTTCTGTTCGTAGCTGACTTTCACCATGAATACTGTAGACTTCATACCATACATCGTTGCAGACAACGCGGTCGCTGTACCCCACTGGCCAGCTCCAGTCTCAGTAACAACGTGTTCTATTCCTTCTTCTCTTGCAAAGTAAGCTTGTGGAAGAGCAGTGTTTATCTTGTGTGACCCTGTTGGCGTAGCGCCCTCATACTTGAAGTATATCTTAGCTGGTGTGCCCAGATATTCCTCGAGCCTCCTTGCCCTAAGTAAAGGAGTAGGCCTTCCTATGGCTAAGTACCTTTCTCTAACCTCCTCGGGAATCTTTATGTATCTCTCTATCGTCAATTGTTGTCTCAGAACTTCCTTTGGGAGAATTGTTCTTAATAGATCTATCCTAGAGAACTCAGCCCCTAGGGGATCCCTAGGAGGAGGCAAAGGTTTAGGAAGATCTGGTATTATATTATACCAATACTTTGGAAGAATTTCTTCTGCGTTATTTACCATTGGTGTATCATATACACCTACCACTACCATTAAAAACGTCAGCTTTTATAAAGTTTAATATATCTTGAAATCGTTGAACTCTCCTTTATAGTCACAGAAGGAATGTTCAACCCTTTCCACAACCGAGGCTGGAGGGCCGTCTCTAAGATATTCAAGAAGCCTCGAAAGTGATTCCTCATGTCCTTCTGCTATCACCTCTACCGTACCGTCGGGAAGGTTCTTAGCATACCCTTTAAGCCCAAGCCTCATCGCATTGACCTTAACGAAGTTCCTGAAACCTACTTTTTGTACCTTACCATAAACTCTGGCGTTTAGCCTCTTTAACACGAAATCACCTCAGAGTCGCTCCACTTCTTCACTTATCCGTTCTAAGGTCTCATCACTTAAATATATTTTATACAGCTCACATTAAAGTGTGATGATAAAGGTAGCTATAGCTGGACTAGGAAATTGCGCTTCAATGCTAATTCAGGGTATAGAATTCTATAAGAAGATGGGAAAAGATTACACTAAAGGGCTCATAACTCCAGTTATTGGAGGTTATAGAATAACTGATATTCAAGTGGTTGCTGCTTTTGACGTATCTAAGGATAAGATAGGTAAGGATATATCTGAGGCTATATTTCAAAAGCCTAACATTACTCCTAAGATAACTGACGTTGAGATGAAAGGAGTGAAGGTACTACCTGGACCTGTTGAGGACGGAGTAGCACCTCACATGAGGGAAGTCTTCGATCCTTCAACTGACGGTAAATTTGAGGAAGTTGCAGACACGCTGAAGGAAACCAAGGCCGATATATTAGTAAATATGCTTCCAGTAGGTAGTGAGAAAGCCTCTAGGCTTTACGCTAGAGCATCACTCGAAGCTAATGTGGGTTTCGTGAACGCCATCCCAGTCTTCATAGCCAGTGATCCCACTGGGGAATTTCCGAGATTGTTTGCACAGAAGGGGATCCCAATAGCTGGTGACGACGTGAAAAGCCAAGTGGGAGCAACTATATTTCATAGATCTATAACATCCCTTTTCATGATGAGGGGAGTGTCAGTAGATGAAACGTATCAGCTCAACGTGGGAGGAAACACAGACTTCTTGAACATGAAGACTGAAGAAAGGTTACATTCTAAGAGAATAAGCAAAACTAAGGCTGTAACAAGCACGCTAGAAAACGAGGACATAGAAAAGGAAGGCAAGATAAGGATCGGTCCTAGCGACTATATACCTTTCCTGGGTAATACGAAGGTTGCGTACATCTACGTGAAAGGACAAGGATTCGCCGGAATGCCGATCAAAGTCGAGGCTTCATTGGAAGTAGACGATAAATCTAACTGTGCTGCAGTCTTGGTCGACGTTATAAGGGCAGTCAAGCTTGCTAAAGATAGAGGGATAGGAGGCCCTCTAAATGACGTTTCAGCTTTTTACTTCAAACACCCTCCAGTTCAGGCAAAGAATGATGAAGAAGCACGTGATAAATTCAAAAGATTCATTGAAATGTGAAATATGCTGGGAGAACGACTCAAAACATTGTTGCAAAATATGCGGAAGGAAAGTCTGCGAAGAGGACTTCAACAAGGAAAGAGGAATCTGCAAGGTATGCGAGATGAGCATATGTCAGCTATGCCAGAGGAACTTGGCAATAGGTTACTGTGAGTGTTGTGGAAGATTGGTCTGCATAGAATGTACTGCTTATCACGATAAATCTAGAAGAATTTGTAAAGAATGTTTTCAAAAAATACAAAAACCTACCTAGTAGCAATCAAACTTAAAATCTTAAGATAAAGATTTTTATTAAAAAGAGAGTTTTGCTCAATACCTCATTTTCCTTTTAGCGCCGCTGGACTCCTCCAAGATGATTTTGTGCTCTACTGAAGCTATGTACCTTCTAGTCCTCACAACGGTGTCTGGGTTGACGCTGACGCTGTCAATCCCTGCCCTCACTAGCTGTTCTGCAACTTCAGGGTAATTACTTGGAGCCTGACCGCATATGGACACGGTAGCTCCGTTTCTATGTGCGGTTTTTATCAGCCTGCGTATTGACGCCATCACTGCTGGGTCTCTCTCGTCGTAGTATCCCATGCTAGCAAGCAAGTCCGAGTCCCTGTCTACACCTAATGTAAGCTGAGTCAAATCATTGCTCCCAACGCTGAAGCCGTCCACCATCTTCGAGAACTCATCCGCAAGTACAACAACTGAGGGTACCTCAGCCATTATCCAGACTTTGAAGTCCGAACTTCTCCTCAATCCCTCCTCTTCCATGATCGAGATTGCTCTCCTAAGTTCCCATGTCGTCCTCACGAAGGGGAACATCACCCAGACGTTCTTTAACCCCATCTCTTCTCTAGCTTTGAGTATAGCCCTAACCTCAAGCCTGAAGGCTGGCTCGTATACTTTGCTTACGTATCTAGACACTCCTCTCCATCCAATCATCGGGTTCCTCTCCTCGGGCTCAAACTCCTCACCACCTTGAAGTTTTCTGTACTCGTTGGTCTTGAAGTCAGAGAACCTTACTACAACTGGTCTCGGATATATGGCTTGAGCAACCTTGGCTACTCCCTCGGATAGTTTATCTATGAATAGATTTGATTGTCCAGTCTTAATCAGATAAAGTGGATGATATTTAACCCATTCGCTAACTATGAACTCTATCCTCATCAGACCAATTCCGTCAAATGGAAGGTCTTGGTATTTGTCTATCAGAGTGGGCTCTCCTAAATTCATGTATATCTTGGTAGCAGTAACCGGGTACAAGCTCATGAGCAACTCTTTGCTCAAACCAGTAGTGCTAGCTGTTGTAGCAGGTTTCTCTTCTTCTTTTGGAAGAAGTCTACCGTCGTACACTATTCCGCGTATAGCGTCTACAGTTATCTCCTGTCCGTCCTTGATAACCTTTGTGGCGTCCTTGCTTCCAACTATCGCTGGAACGCCTAACTCCCTCGAAACTATGGAAGCATGACTTGTCATTCCACCTTCATCGGTCACTATAGCTCCTGCTATCTTCATAATCGGAACCCAATCAGGATCAGTCATTCTGGTCACGAGAATCTGACCTTTCTGGAAGTCCTTAGCGTCAGATAGATCGAATATGACTCTGGCTATTCCTGACGCTATACCAGGGCTTGCTGGGAGACCCTTCACTATGACTTTCCCTGTCTGCAGGTTCTTTTCCTCTGTCTCTGCCTTCTTTTCAACCTTCCTAGATGACCAGTACGTCTCAGGTCTAGCTTGAACTATGAATACACTTTCAGGGAAAACGAAATCTGAATCTATTGCCCATTCTATGTCCATTGGTCTCTTGTAGTGATCTTCAATCTTCAGACCTAACTTAGCAAGTTCTATGGCTTCCTCCTCAGAGAAGGAGATCGTCTCAGCCTCGGTTCCCTCTATCTTAATTTCTTTGTTTGTGTTTGTGGATTTATCATAAACTATCTTCAATGTCTTGTTAGACACTTTCCTTTCCTTCACCTTGAGGGTTGCCTTATCTATCACATATTCGTCAGGAGTTACCTTCCCTCCTACGATTGCCTCTCCTAAACCCCAGCTTCCTTCAATTACTACTACGTCACTCTCGCCAGTTGCAGGGTGAAGCGTGAACATAACTCCAGAAGTTCTCGAATTAACCATCTTTTGAACTACTACTGCCATTGATACACTCAAAGTGTCAATTGACTTTGACTTCCTGTATTCTATTGCACGTGCTGTGTATAGGCTAGCCCAGACTTTCTTTACGTTCTCTAAAAGATGCTCCCTGTCAACGTTAAGGTAGGTGTCCTGCTGGCCTGCAAAGCTAGCCTCAGCTATATCCTCAGCTGTTGCAGAAGATCTCACAGCTACGAGGATGTCCTTACCGACCTTTCTCCTCAGCTCGTCGAAGGATGACATGATAGACTGCTCTAAGTCCTCGGGTATTTTGGATTCCATGATGAGAGACTTTATCCTGTCGCTAGCCTCAAAGGAGTCCTTTGATGATGATAGAACATCAGCTATCTTGTTCTTCAAGTTGTTATGCTCAATAAAATAATCGAACGATTTAGAGGTTATTACGAACCCTGGAGGAACTCGTATGCCAAAGCTTACAAGCTCCCCTAAATTAGCGCCCTTGCCCCCGACGAGCTCTATCATCTCCTTCCTTATATTAATAAGGTCGAGAACAAGAGCCTCTTTAAGAGACTCGACCAATCAATTATCCCCATTATATAATAAAGGAGGACGTTATAAAAAACTTTTTACAGTTATATACTATCGTAAAAAGGGTAGGGAAGAAATATTATTTATTAGAAAGTTACAGATTTACTTTCACTTTTGTTCAGTGCCGTTGGAGGCTTTCTGTGTAGA
This genomic interval carries:
- a CDS encoding acylphosphatase, which encodes MLKRLNARVYGKVQKVGFRNFVKVNAMRLGLKGYAKNLPDGTVEVIAEGHEESLSRLLEYLRDGPPASVVERVEHSFCDYKGEFNDFKIY
- the ppsA gene encoding pyruvate, water dikinase, coding for MIELVGGKGANLGELVSFGIRVPPGFVITSKSFDYFIEHNNLKNKIADVLSSSKDSFEASDRIKSLIMESKIPEDLEQSIMSSFDELRRKVGKDILVAVRSSATAEDIAEASFAGQQDTYLNVDREHLLENVKKVWASLYTARAIEYRKSKSIDTLSVSMAVVVQKMVNSRTSGVMFTLHPATGESDVVVIEGSWGLGEAIVGGKVTPDEYVIDKATLKVKERKVSNKTLKIVYDKSTNTNKEIKIEGTEAETISFSEEEAIELAKLGLKIEDHYKRPMDIEWAIDSDFVFPESVFIVQARPETYWSSRKVEKKAETEEKNLQTGKVIVKGLPASPGIASGIARVIFDLSDAKDFQKGQILVTRMTDPDWVPIMKIAGAIVTDEGGMTSHASIVSRELGVPAIVGSKDATKVIKDGQEITVDAIRGIVYDGRLLPKEEEKPATTASTTGLSKELLMSLYPVTATKIYMNLGEPTLIDKYQDLPFDGIGLMRIEFIVSEWVKYHPLYLIKTGQSNLFIDKLSEGVAKVAQAIYPRPVVVRFSDFKTNEYRKLQGGEEFEPEERNPMIGWRGVSRYVSKVYEPAFRLEVRAILKAREEMGLKNVWVMFPFVRTTWELRRAISIMEEEGLRRSSDFKVWIMAEVPSVVVLADEFSKMVDGFSVGSNDLTQLTLGVDRDSDLLASMGYYDERDPAVMASIRRLIKTAHRNGATVSICGQAPSNYPEVAEQLVRAGIDSVSVNPDTVVRTRRYIASVEHKIILEESSGAKRKMRY
- a CDS encoding TrpB-like pyridoxal phosphate-dependent enzyme — protein: MVNNAEEILPKYWYNIIPDLPKPLPPPRDPLGAEFSRIDLLRTILPKEVLRQQLTIERYIKIPEEVRERYLAIGRPTPLLRARRLEEYLGTPAKIYFKYEGATPTGSHKINTALPQAYFAREEGIEHVVTETGAGQWGTATALSATMYGMKSTVFMVKVSYEQKPMRKSIMQLYGGEVYPSPTDLTEFGKKVRKENPNHPGSLGIAMSEAIEYALDHHLKYLVGSVLDVVILHQSVIGQETIAQLDELGEEPDVLIGCVGGGSNFGGFSFPFIGNGRGKKYIAVASAEIPKFSTGEYKYDFPDSAGLLPLVKMITMGNSYVPPPIYAGGLRYHGAAPSLSLLMKEGIVGWREYNENQIFEAAQMFMRTQGIVPAPESSHAIRAVIEEALEAKRANRKEVIVFNLSGHGLLDLPNYDSMMKRVTSNEQR
- a CDS encoding anthranilate synthase component I, whose amino-acid sequence is MEYRISDFPSPISLFSKLEKEEELIGLLESVSGPQYKARYSVVAWGGRKYSIEGDPAKEIRSILNSAKTRNIPGLFKGGLLGYVSYDAVKFWERTRIDSLPESEKWPYAEFFMPENLVVYDHESGKVYVEGDLPPAGNMTKDFKVKDLDESLKQKDYEAGVKQILEQIRNGYAFQVVLSRFYRYTFQGSLLNFYAKLREVNPSPYMFYLKFGDRGLVGSSPELLFRLQNGIIETYPIAGTRPRGEDPDKDFALEKELLSSEKERAEHLMLVDLARNDVGKVSVSGTVKVPELMYVEKYSHVQHIVSKVVGTASKRFQASDVLKAMFPAGTVSGAPKPIAMEMISSLEEYRRGPYAGAVGFFSADGSAEFAINIRTAFFNRDLLRIQAGAGIVYDSQPESEYKETEYKMMALKKIIGEFK
- the trpA gene encoding tryptophan synthase subunit alpha — translated: MLVVYMTLGYPDNERYLEFMEEAVKNGADILEIGIPPKYAKYDGPVIRKSYEKVAGKFDLWSFLPETRKVIGGTKAIALTYLEDWVQELDDFLCKLKRAGLDGVLFPDLLIDFVDDYQTYSTRVREKGLNNVIFTAPSVPDKMILQVSRQSDLFLYYGVRPTTGIPLPITVSSLVTRVRNLVDNKLVVGFGLSDENDLRKALKAGADGAAIGTAFIQAIDNGGVKQAIDLVIKLRSVLDEF
- a CDS encoding phosphoribosylanthranilate isomerase, with the translated sequence MKVKICGVATLDDAVFLSQIGIDMIGIVNEPSSPRFAKREFNRIVKSKVDKPVVGVTVRGSLSLQAEDMLQVHRVLSLEEISSLTTLNISNFIFYVPASEEGKEYLKDLASAGVKNILVDSPRKGEKTSFKVAKEILDVFPEAGVAGGITPLNVMDFVRLNPGWIDVSSGVESYPGKKDHDKVMKIKEAVRNGV
- a CDS encoding inositol-3-phosphate synthase; translation: MIKVAIAGLGNCASMLIQGIEFYKKMGKDYTKGLITPVIGGYRITDIQVVAAFDVSKDKIGKDISEAIFQKPNITPKITDVEMKGVKVLPGPVEDGVAPHMREVFDPSTDGKFEEVADTLKETKADILVNMLPVGSEKASRLYARASLEANVGFVNAIPVFIASDPTGEFPRLFAQKGIPIAGDDVKSQVGATIFHRSITSLFMMRGVSVDETYQLNVGGNTDFLNMKTEERLHSKRISKTKAVTSTLENEDIEKEGKIRIGPSDYIPFLGNTKVAYIYVKGQGFAGMPIKVEASLEVDDKSNCAAVLVDVIRAVKLAKDRGIGGPLNDVSAFYFKHPPVQAKNDEEARDKFKRFIEM
- the trpD gene encoding anthranilate phosphoribosyltransferase; the encoded protein is MSSELKRLVERKDLSEEEAFSLGNKFMKGELTESLMAGLLVALRMKGEKAEEIAGFARSMRSFMVKVEGKPEGLDTAGTGGDGMNTVNVSTASAVAMSTLVPVFKHGNRAVSSSSGSADVLEAFGYDINVKPGEVSEIVSKVNFVFLFAQVYHPAMRNVAVVRKSLGIRTLFNVLGPFTNPASVRRQVIGVFSREYMDVLIDAAKLLGYERLILVHGEPGIDEVSVSGKTFMKVLKEGKVTDYEITPEELGIKPIELKHVTASSAEESAMKILRASFGKDNEVSAFLKANIAVELFLLDKVKDMKDGYEMAQSLLEELPSRLKVIIQSHGNPSKLNDMLGRLQ